One window from the genome of Elaeis guineensis isolate ETL-2024a chromosome 5, EG11, whole genome shotgun sequence encodes:
- the LOC105045326 gene encoding glucan endo-1,3-beta-glucosidase has protein sequence MANLSMASMSATILLLGIVITIPTGVQSIGVCYGMVGNNLPQPSEVVELYKSKTIGRMRIYGPNADVLQALKGSNIGLILDVPKEDLQRLASDRSAASNWVQNHIKSYLPDVSFRYIAVGNEVIPGNYAQYVLPAMNNIHSALSASGLQNQIKVSTSVSQGVLGTSYPPSSGTFSSDASKYLGPIVNFLASNGSPLLVNVYPYFSYIGNMKDIKIEYALFTSPGTVVNDPPYGYQNLFDALVDAIYSALEKMKGSNIPIVVSESGWPSANGTAATMDNAKTYNQNLINHVSRGTPKRPGKVIEAYVFAMFNENEKKPSGTENNFGLFYPNKTPVYPINFG, from the exons ATGGCGAACCTGAGCATGGCTTCCATGTCTGCTACTATATTACTCCTTGGAATCGTTATAACAATCCCAACAG GTGTTCAATCCATTGGTGTTTGTTATGGAATGGTTGGGAACAACCTACCCCAACCAAGCGAGGTAGTGGAACTCTACAAATCTAAGACGATTGGACGAATGAGGATCTATGGTCCCAATGCTGATGTACTCCAAGCCCTTAAGGGATCCAACATTGGACTCATCCTAGATGTCCCCAAAGAAGATCTCCAAAGATTAGCCTCCGATCGTTCAGCAGCAAGTAATTGGGTCCAGAACCACATAAAGTCCTATCTACCAGATGTTTCATTTCGATATATTGCTGTAGGCAATGAAGTGATCCCTGGAAATTATGCCCAGTATGTGCTCCCTGCCATGAATAACATCCATTCTGCTCTATCTGCTAGTGGTCTACAAAACCAAATTAAAGTCTCAACTTCAGTTTCTCAAGGGGTCCTTGGGACATCATATCCTCCTTCTTCTGGTACATTCTCTTCTGATGCATCAAAGTACTTAGGACCTATTGTTAATTTTTTGGCTAGCAATGGATCCCCACTTCTAGTGAATGTGTACCCCTACTTCAGTTATATTGGCAACATGAAAGATATCAAGATCGAATACGCCTTGTTTACATCACCGGGAACTGTCGTAAATGATCCACCATATGGCTATCAGAACCTCTTTGATGCACTAGTTGATGCAATTTACTCAGCACTAGAGAAGATGAAAGGTTCTAATATCCCGATTGTAGTGTCGGAGAGTGGTTGGCCATCAGCCAATGGTACTGCAGCAACAATGGATAATGCAAAGACATATAATCAGAATTTGATAAATCATGTTAGTCGAGGGACACCAAAAAGGCCTGGAAAAGTTATAGAGGCATATGTATTTGCCATGTTTAATGAGAACGAGAAAAAGCCATCAGGGACCGAGAATAACTTTGGGCTGTTCTACCCCAACAAGACACCGGTCTACCCAATCAACTTTGGTTAA